In the Elizabethkingia bruuniana genome, ATCTTATTGATAGCAACAGGTATCATCGTATATAATAAGTTTGGCATTGCCCTGATTAAAGAATCTATTGCAGAGAAGCCCTTGCTTGTTGTTTTTATAGCTGTATGGGCAGGTCTTGCTATAGCTGCTCTTAAATATAAATTTTCATTAATCCCTATACTTGGTATTTTATTCAACCTATATCTAATGACGGAGCTAGGCTTATCTAACTGGACGATGTTCCTTATCTGGTTAGCAATAGGATTGGTTATCTACTTTACTTATGGATACAAAAACAGTAAACTGAATAAAAAATATGAGCAGTTGGTTTAACTACAGGTTTCACGATGAAGAAGGAAATGTTGTATTCCTTCGCGGTAAAGAAAACATCGATGAACATATTGCTTCCGGAAAATATTCTCAGCGATTGGAGATTGCTTATCGTTTTAGAGGAAATGATAAGACAAATCTACCGGACGAAACTATGCTGGGTAAACTGGATAATCTTGAGCATAAATTTGAAAAGGAATTTGCGAAAGAAGGCAAAGCTATTTTAGCCCTATCCTTTACTGGTAAAAACAGAAGAGTATGGTACGTATACACTTCCGATGTACACAGTGCAATTGTTGCCATTAATATGGCCGCGAATGTAGAAACAGAGCTGGATATCATACATGATACAGATGAGAATTGGGAGTTTTATAAAAATTTTTATTCAAAAAAATAACAGAAAGTATTTTTTATATCAAAAAAATATTTACATTTGCTCCGATAAAATATTAACTGCTTCAAAGCAGATAAATAATACATATGAAATTTAATACTAATAATACTAACTGGTGGTGGCTTTCCAAATCTATGTCGGATCTAGGCGCTTCCTCTATGTATTATAATTAGGATAAATAATATTAGAAAAGAGTTTAAGACTTCGGCATATTGTGTCGAAGTCTTTTTTTTAACCATACTTACAATATTGAACCATGAATTTTAACCAGAACATTAACATTACAACCAAACATAAAAATTATCTGAGTGACCTGTATACACCTATAGGAATCTATCTTCGTCTTCGCGACCGTTACCGTGATACTATTCTGTTAGAGAGTGCCGGAAACCAAAATACAAGTAACAATTACTCTTTTATCTGTGTAAATGCAATTTCCGGTATTGAGATTAAAAGCCTTACAGAAATAGAAGTTAAATTCCCTAATCAGGCACCTGAAAAATACCAGCTAGGAAGTGAAAAACTCACACAGGTTTTACAGGAGTTTTCCAATTGTTTTGTTCCGGGAAAATCTGAACATCCATTGGCAAATCTGGCGCAGGGATTATACGGATACACAAGCTACGATGCTGTTCAGTTCTTCGATACTGTAAAATTCAAGCCAGCTTCTCCGGAAACCGATATTCCGCTAATGCGTTACAGGTTATATCAATACGTAATTGCCATTAATCATTTCAATGACGAAATGACAATTTTCGAGAATAAAATCAAAGGGCTGGAATCTGATTTCTCTACTCTGGAAACCTTTATCAATCAAAAAAATGCGCCTGTATTTCCTTTTGAAACAAAAGATGAGGAGAAGTCCAACCTTACTGATGAAGAAATGGCTGAATTAGTAGAAATGGCTAAAAAGCATGCGATGAGAGGCGATACTTTCCAGATGGTACTCAGTCGCAGATTCGAGCAACAGTTTTCAGGAGATGAATTCAATGTCTACAGAGCGTTGCGAAATATCAACCCATCCCCTTACCTGTTTTATTTCGATTATGGAAGTTACAAAATCTTTGGTTCCAGCCCGGAAAGCCAGTTGATTATAAAAGATCAGAAAGCAATCATCCATCCAATCGCCGGAACATTTAAGCGTACCGGAAATGTAGAAACGGATCTGGCTTCGGCAGAAGCACTAAAAAAAGATCCAAAAGAAAATGCTGAGCATACAATGCTTGTGGATCTTGCAAGAAATGACCTTAGCATAATGGGTAAAAACACAAAAGTTTCCAAGCTAAAAGAAATCCACTTCTTTTCTCATGTTATTCATATGGTAAGCGAGGTTACCGCAGACGTTGCTGTAGGAACAAATCCTTTTGAAATGATTGCTACTACATTCCCACAAGGAACACTAAGTGGTGCTCCCAAATATATGGCGATGGAACTTATTGATAAATATGAAAAAACTTCCAGAGGTTACTATGGTGGCTGTATCGGATTTGTAGGATTCGACGGAAGCTGTAATCAGGCTATTATGATCCGGACATTCCTTAGTAAGAACAATACACTTTATTACCAGGCCGGAGCCGGAGTTGTAGCAAAATCCGATACTCAAAGTGAAGTGCAGGAAGTAAAAAACAAATTAAATGCATTAAAATCTGCATTAAAGAAAGCCAGTAAAATGGTTAATTATTAATTGTTAATGCTTATGAAAGAGGATAACATCATTAAACAGAAAAGTTTTGATTTTGCGGTTCGGATCATAAAGCTTTATCAGTATTTATCAAGCGATAAAAAAGAGTTTATTTTAAGCAAACAGATATTGCGAAGTGGAACCAGTGTAGGTGCAATGATAAGAGAAAGTGAACATGCACAAAGTAAGTCAGACTTCATACATAAGCTATCTATCGCCCAAAAAGAAATTAATGAAACGATTTACTGGCTGGAATTATTTCAGGCTACTGATTATCTTTCAGTCCAAGAATTTGAAAGTATTAATGAGGATGCTGTTGAGATCATAAAATTGATAACAAGCATTATTAAAACCACAAAAAATAACATTAACAATTAACCATTGAGAATTAACAATTATGAAGATATTAGTTTTTGACAATTACGATAGTTTTACATATAACCTTGTACAGATCATTGAAAGAATAGTCGGACATTCTGTAGACGTAATCAGGAATAATCAAATCACACTTGCTGAAGTAGATCAGTATGACAAAATCATTCTTTCACCAGGACCGGGGGTTCCTTCTGAAGCAGGTATACTTCTGGATTTGATAAGAGAATATGCTCCAAAAAAAGAAATCTTTGGTGTATGTCTTGGTCAGCAAGCTATTGCGGAAGCATTTGGCGGAAGCCTTATTAACCTTTCAGAAATATACCATGGTGTGGCCACTGACGTACAGGTTATAAAAGACAATACATTGCTGTTTAAAGATTTACCTGAAAACTTTGAAGCCGGAAGATACCACAGCTGGGCTGTAGCTAACGAAAACTTTCCTGAAGAATTGGAAATAACTGCCGTGGACGACAAAGGGATGATAATGGCGCTGCAACACAAAAACTACAATGTTCACGCTGTACAGTTTCACCCCGAAAGTATCCTTACACCACAAGGTGAAACTATTCTTAGAAACTTTTTAAATGCTTAATAATCCATGAAACAGATATTACAATACCTTTTCGATCACCATACACTTTCACGGGCTGAAGCGAAAGCTATACTTAGTGAAATTGCGCAAAATAAGTACAATGAAAATGAGGTTACTGCTTTTGTATCCGTATTTCTCATGAGAAACATTACACTTGCTGAACTAGAAGGTTTTCAGGAAGCATTATTACAATTAGCTGTTTCTGCAGATTTAGGTACTAATGATCTTGTTGA is a window encoding:
- a CDS encoding DUF695 domain-containing protein, which encodes MSSWFNYRFHDEEGNVVFLRGKENIDEHIASGKYSQRLEIAYRFRGNDKTNLPDETMLGKLDNLEHKFEKEFAKEGKAILALSFTGKNRRVWYVYTSDVHSAIVAINMAANVETELDIIHDTDENWEFYKNFYSKK
- a CDS encoding anthranilate synthase component I family protein codes for the protein MNFNQNINITTKHKNYLSDLYTPIGIYLRLRDRYRDTILLESAGNQNTSNNYSFICVNAISGIEIKSLTEIEVKFPNQAPEKYQLGSEKLTQVLQEFSNCFVPGKSEHPLANLAQGLYGYTSYDAVQFFDTVKFKPASPETDIPLMRYRLYQYVIAINHFNDEMTIFENKIKGLESDFSTLETFINQKNAPVFPFETKDEEKSNLTDEEMAELVEMAKKHAMRGDTFQMVLSRRFEQQFSGDEFNVYRALRNINPSPYLFYFDYGSYKIFGSSPESQLIIKDQKAIIHPIAGTFKRTGNVETDLASAEALKKDPKENAEHTMLVDLARNDLSIMGKNTKVSKLKEIHFFSHVIHMVSEVTADVAVGTNPFEMIATTFPQGTLSGAPKYMAMELIDKYEKTSRGYYGGCIGFVGFDGSCNQAIMIRTFLSKNNTLYYQAGAGVVAKSDTQSEVQEVKNKLNALKSALKKASKMVNY
- a CDS encoding four helix bundle protein; protein product: MLMKEDNIIKQKSFDFAVRIIKLYQYLSSDKKEFILSKQILRSGTSVGAMIRESEHAQSKSDFIHKLSIAQKEINETIYWLELFQATDYLSVQEFESINEDAVEIIKLITSIIKTTKNNINN
- a CDS encoding anthranilate synthase component II; translation: MKILVFDNYDSFTYNLVQIIERIVGHSVDVIRNNQITLAEVDQYDKIILSPGPGVPSEAGILLDLIREYAPKKEIFGVCLGQQAIAEAFGGSLINLSEIYHGVATDVQVIKDNTLLFKDLPENFEAGRYHSWAVANENFPEELEITAVDDKGMIMALQHKNYNVHAVQFHPESILTPQGETILRNFLNA